In a single window of the Flavobacterium sp. W4I14 genome:
- a CDS encoding putative alpha-1,2-mannosidase (product_source=TIGR01180; cath_funfam=1.10.1810.10; cleavage_site_network=SignalP-noTM; cog=COG3537; pfam=PF07971,PF17678; superfamily=48208; tigrfam=TIGR01180), with the protein MKFKLIASILCCLAAKGLMAQQKDWVHYVNTLQGTNSKHELTRGNTYPTTALPFGMHTWTPQTGRNGDGWKYQYFKDKIRGFQQAHQCSSWTRDYAVFSLMPMVDELIVNEDKRETKFSHQDEIAKPNYYKVTFENDITTEISPSERGAHLRFSYPKGKRSFLILDGYNRLSGVQIYPKENKITGWVNNGEGFKRGWKSYFVIQFDQPIKSYGTWENKRNTIKEDSISAEGLGKGAFVQFESGAKVQVKTASSYISLQQAELNLKRELGNDKTLEDTKAHAAAVWNKSLGKIEVEGGSKADMETFYSCFFRASLFSRKFYEINEAGKPYYFSPYDGKVHDGYMFTDTGFWDTFRAQFPLNTLVQPEMNGRYMQAMLDAYEQCGWLPSWSFPSEAGSMIGNHAISLLTDAWAKGIRTFDPKKALDAYYHEAMNKGPWGPANGRDGVTEYNQLGYVPYPKYREATAKTLEYAYDDYCAYHLAEMIGDKHYMDLFEKSIYNYKNVYDPSTRFMRGRNAEGKWSPNFDPTEWGGPFTEGNAWHWQWSVFQDTKGLINLMGGNSNFIAKLDSVFSEPNKVNVGSYGGMIHEMTEMVMANMGQYAHGNQPIQHMVYLYNYANQPWKAQFYAREVMHKLYNATENGYPGDEDQGQTSSWYVLSALGFYSVTPGTGEYVLGSPMF; encoded by the coding sequence ATGAAATTTAAATTAATCGCATCCATTTTATGCTGCCTTGCTGCCAAAGGTTTAATGGCACAGCAGAAAGATTGGGTTCACTACGTTAACACACTTCAGGGCACAAATTCTAAGCACGAACTCACCAGGGGGAATACCTATCCAACAACGGCATTACCATTTGGCATGCATACCTGGACCCCGCAAACCGGTAGAAATGGCGATGGTTGGAAATATCAGTACTTTAAAGATAAAATCAGAGGCTTTCAGCAAGCGCATCAATGCAGTTCGTGGACGAGAGACTATGCAGTATTTTCTTTAATGCCAATGGTTGATGAATTGATTGTAAATGAAGATAAACGCGAAACTAAATTTAGTCATCAGGATGAGATTGCTAAACCAAACTATTATAAGGTAACATTTGAAAATGATATTACCACCGAAATTTCACCATCAGAGCGTGGCGCACACCTCAGGTTCAGCTACCCAAAAGGCAAAAGAAGTTTTTTAATTTTAGACGGATACAACAGATTAAGCGGTGTTCAGATCTATCCTAAAGAAAATAAAATAACGGGCTGGGTAAACAATGGCGAAGGCTTTAAAAGAGGTTGGAAAAGTTATTTCGTAATCCAGTTCGATCAACCGATTAAATCTTATGGTACCTGGGAGAATAAACGTAATACCATTAAAGAAGATTCTATTTCTGCTGAAGGATTGGGAAAAGGTGCATTTGTACAGTTCGAATCTGGGGCAAAGGTGCAGGTGAAAACTGCTTCATCTTATATCAGTTTACAACAGGCCGAACTCAATTTAAAAAGAGAACTGGGCAATGATAAGACTTTAGAAGATACCAAAGCCCATGCTGCTGCGGTATGGAATAAATCGCTTGGTAAGATTGAGGTTGAAGGCGGATCTAAAGCAGACATGGAGACTTTTTATTCCTGCTTTTTTAGGGCAAGCCTGTTCTCCAGAAAGTTTTATGAAATAAATGAAGCCGGAAAACCATATTACTTTAGCCCGTATGATGGCAAAGTGCACGATGGATATATGTTTACCGATACGGGTTTTTGGGATACCTTCCGTGCGCAATTTCCATTAAACACACTGGTGCAACCAGAAATGAACGGTCGTTATATGCAGGCCATGCTCGATGCTTATGAGCAATGTGGTTGGTTGCCATCGTGGTCTTTTCCCAGCGAAGCTGGAAGTATGATTGGTAACCATGCTATTTCTTTGTTAACCGATGCCTGGGCAAAAGGAATCAGAACGTTTGATCCTAAAAAAGCGCTGGACGCTTATTATCACGAAGCAATGAACAAGGGGCCATGGGGCCCGGCAAATGGTAGGGATGGTGTAACCGAGTATAATCAATTGGGTTATGTGCCTTATCCAAAATACAGAGAAGCTACAGCTAAAACACTAGAGTATGCCTACGACGACTATTGCGCTTACCATTTGGCAGAAATGATTGGAGACAAGCATTACATGGATCTTTTTGAAAAATCCATTTACAATTATAAAAATGTTTATGATCCTTCTACCCGTTTTATGAGGGGTAGGAATGCAGAGGGAAAATGGTCGCCAAATTTCGATCCAACGGAGTGGGGAGGCCCATTTACCGAAGGAAATGCATGGCATTGGCAATGGTCAGTTTTTCAAGATACCAAGGGTTTAATTAATCTGATGGGGGGCAACAGCAATTTCATCGCAAAATTAGATTCCGTTTTTAGCGAGCCCAATAAAGTAAATGTGGGCTCGTATGGAGGGATGATTCATGAAATGACCGAAATGGTAATGGCCAACATGGGCCAGTATGCGCATGGAAACCAGCCCATACAGCATATGGTTTATTTATATAATTATGCTAATCAACCGTGGAAAGCCCAGTTTTATGCCCGTGAGGTAATGCATAAACTGTACAATGCCACAGAAAATGGTTATCCCGGAGACGAAGACCAGGGGCAAACGTCATCGTGGTATGTATTAAGCGCATTAGGGTTTTACAGCGTAACGCCAGGTACGGGGGAGTACGTTTTAGGAAGCCCAATGTTTTAA
- a CDS encoding hypothetical protein (product_source=Hypo-rule applied; cleavage_site_network=SignalP-noTM; pfam=PF08760,PF16334,PF16335,PF17168; superfamily=48208,49785) — protein MRKFSLVALCLFFNLITKAQDKAPAYPLITHDAYFSIWSFGDGLNQSVTKHWTGKAQSLLGVIKVDGKFYRFLGEESKIFKEILPAADALKYQASYSFDKHEAGWENNSYNDNGWKKAEAPFGDDHSAKTKWNSDDLYFRRTFDVDNVSATKKYLKLSHDDNVVVYLNGRIIYKKNGWVSDYIYVPIEDGILKAGKNVLAIHCKNTAGGRHLDAGIVEEAADNIKIAPATQTNLSIAATTTKYTFSCGHVELQVAFTSPLLLNDIKLTARPISYINYTVKSTDAKPHRVDIFFGASSNLAVNTPNQSVSAWKRSKNNLSILKTGTVEQPVLKKRGDDLRIDWGYLYVAVPARFNATQFIATQNESLKSFVDSKYPTQTQVLNSKNLNLSSIIPFGSVSSTPVDKYMMLGYDDLKSVEYFGEKLQPVWRQAGSQQFEDQLAEANTQYPSLKTKCAIFDAKLYTDAEKAGGKEYADMCKMAYRQAIAAHKIVYAPNGDILFLSKENFSNGSINTVDVTYPSAPQFLVYNPELLKGMLNGIFYYSESGKWKKPFAAHDLGTYPLANGQTYGEDMPVEEAGNMIILTAAITKAEGNAKYAAKHWEVMSVWANYLLKEGFDPANQLCTDDFAGHLARNSNLSVKAIVALGAYAQMAQLLDKADVATKYRTAALQMAQNWMKLADDGDHYALTFNDKNTWSQKYNLVWDKLLKLDLFPKEVYKKEINFYLTKQKDFGLPLDSRRTYTKSDWIMWTATLADNEADFQKFVSPIYRFATETESKVPLSDWHETTNGKMTGFQARSVVGGYFIKMLADKWNIK, from the coding sequence ATGAGAAAATTTTCCTTAGTAGCACTTTGTCTTTTTTTTAATTTAATTACAAAAGCACAAGATAAGGCACCTGCTTACCCGTTAATAACACATGATGCATATTTTAGTATTTGGTCTTTCGGAGATGGACTTAACCAATCGGTAACTAAACATTGGACAGGGAAAGCGCAATCTTTGCTGGGTGTTATTAAAGTAGATGGTAAGTTTTATCGGTTTCTGGGCGAAGAAAGCAAAATCTTTAAAGAAATACTCCCAGCTGCTGATGCATTAAAATATCAGGCTAGTTACAGCTTCGATAAACATGAAGCAGGTTGGGAAAATAACAGTTATAACGATAATGGCTGGAAAAAAGCCGAAGCTCCTTTTGGAGATGATCATTCTGCCAAAACAAAATGGAATAGCGATGATCTTTATTTTAGAAGGACCTTCGATGTTGACAATGTATCGGCTACAAAAAAATACCTAAAACTCAGTCACGATGATAATGTAGTTGTTTATTTAAACGGTAGAATAATTTACAAAAAAAATGGATGGGTTTCTGATTATATTTATGTGCCAATTGAAGACGGTATCTTAAAAGCAGGAAAAAATGTATTGGCCATACATTGTAAAAATACAGCCGGTGGCAGGCATTTAGATGCCGGGATTGTAGAAGAAGCTGCAGACAATATAAAAATTGCGCCCGCCACTCAAACCAACCTGTCCATAGCGGCAACCACTACCAAATATACTTTTAGCTGTGGTCATGTAGAACTTCAGGTAGCTTTTACCTCCCCGTTATTGCTTAACGATATTAAATTAACCGCCAGGCCAATCAGTTATATCAATTATACCGTAAAATCTACTGATGCCAAGCCGCATCGTGTTGATATTTTCTTTGGCGCATCATCAAATCTGGCGGTAAATACGCCAAACCAAAGTGTATCGGCATGGAAGCGTTCGAAAAACAATCTCTCCATCCTAAAAACAGGAACCGTAGAACAGCCTGTGTTGAAGAAACGGGGAGATGATTTGCGTATCGATTGGGGCTATTTATATGTGGCCGTTCCCGCCAGGTTTAATGCCACTCAGTTTATAGCTACACAGAACGAAAGCTTAAAAAGTTTCGTCGATTCCAAATATCCAACACAAACACAGGTTTTAAATTCGAAAAACCTAAACCTAAGCAGTATTATTCCTTTCGGTTCGGTTTCTTCAACCCCTGTAGATAAATATATGATGTTAGGCTACGATGACCTAAAATCGGTTGAATATTTTGGCGAAAAGCTGCAGCCCGTTTGGCGACAAGCAGGTTCACAGCAATTCGAAGATCAACTGGCCGAGGCGAATACCCAATACCCTTCGTTAAAAACCAAGTGTGCTATTTTTGATGCCAAACTATACACTGATGCCGAAAAAGCAGGTGGAAAAGAATATGCAGATATGTGTAAAATGGCTTATAGACAAGCTATTGCAGCACACAAGATTGTATATGCACCAAATGGCGATATCCTGTTCCTATCGAAAGAAAATTTCAGTAACGGATCAATCAATACAGTAGATGTAACTTATCCATCAGCGCCACAATTTTTGGTGTATAATCCAGAATTGTTAAAAGGAATGCTCAATGGTATTTTCTATTATTCAGAAAGCGGAAAATGGAAGAAACCATTTGCTGCACACGATTTAGGTACGTACCCTTTAGCCAATGGCCAAACTTATGGTGAAGATATGCCGGTAGAAGAAGCTGGAAATATGATCATCTTAACCGCTGCCATTACCAAAGCAGAAGGAAATGCAAAGTATGCAGCGAAACATTGGGAGGTAATGTCTGTATGGGCAAACTATCTGCTAAAAGAAGGTTTCGATCCTGCCAACCAACTATGTACCGATGATTTTGCGGGGCATTTGGCCAGAAATTCGAATTTATCGGTAAAAGCCATTGTAGCTCTAGGCGCTTATGCACAAATGGCGCAATTATTAGACAAGGCCGATGTTGCTACAAAATATAGAACAGCTGCATTACAAATGGCCCAAAACTGGATGAAACTTGCTGATGATGGCGATCATTACGCTTTAACCTTTAATGATAAAAATACCTGGAGCCAGAAATACAACCTTGTTTGGGACAAACTTTTAAAACTTGATCTTTTTCCTAAAGAAGTGTACAAAAAGGAGATTAACTTTTATTTAACCAAACAAAAAGATTTCGGATTACCATTAGATAGCCGTAGAACTTACACCAAGTCTGACTGGATTATGTGGACAGCTACCTTGGCCGATAACGAAGCCGATTTTCAAAAATTTGTAAGTCCGATATACCGTTTTGCAACCGAAACGGAGAGTAAGGTGCCATTGAGCGACTGGCATGAAACCACCAATGGGAAAATGACAGGCTTTCAGGCAAGAAGTGTTGTTGGTGGTTATTTCATCAAAATGTTAGCCGATAAATGGAATATTAAATAA
- a CDS encoding hypothetical protein (product_source=Hypo-rule applied; pfam=PF00754; superfamily=49785), whose translation MNLLKMTRSTFGLCIALVLLFGCGKEEYPAVDLFTWKAKVDVTAKAALSVNVENAGGASAGEGSLKVVDNDINSKFLINPYQSSLYLQLTFPSPQQVASYTLTSGGDAPDRDPKNWKLSGSTDGSNWVDLDTRTGETFSGRNMTKTYNFKNKVLYKYYRLSITANNNGSLFQLSEWRVIEVPEEQQ comes from the coding sequence ATGAATCTTTTAAAAATGACTAGGAGCACTTTCGGACTCTGTATTGCCCTGGTTTTACTTTTTGGATGCGGTAAAGAAGAATATCCTGCAGTGGATCTTTTTACCTGGAAAGCCAAAGTTGATGTAACGGCAAAAGCCGCACTTTCTGTTAACGTAGAGAACGCTGGCGGGGCTTCTGCCGGAGAAGGATCTTTAAAGGTAGTGGATAACGATATTAACTCGAAATTCCTGATCAATCCTTATCAGTCGAGCCTTTATCTCCAGTTAACCTTTCCTTCACCACAACAAGTGGCATCTTATACTTTAACATCAGGTGGCGATGCTCCTGATAGGGATCCTAAAAACTGGAAATTAAGCGGTTCTACAGATGGGAGCAACTGGGTAGATCTTGATACGAGAACAGGTGAAACATTTTCGGGCCGTAACATGACTAAAACCTACAATTTCAAAAACAAAGTCCTGTATAAATACTACAGACTTAGTATTACGGCAAATAATAACGGGTCTTTGTTCCAGTTATCTGAGTGGCGCGTAATTGAAGTGCCTGAGGAGCAACAATAA
- a CDS encoding glucokinase (product_source=KO:K00845; cath_funfam=3.30.420.40; cog=COG1940; ko=KO:K00845; pfam=PF00480; superfamily=53067) codes for MEKPFALGVDIGGSHITAALVDLETRTLVKDSIKRSPVNSQESKEVILSAWCDIINKAFKNIKNGARNVGIAMPGPFNYSEGISLIKDQDKFKSLYQINVKEELSERLDIPAEHIHFINDAAGFLQGEVFAGAAKGNISVLGLTLGTGLGSSLCLNDKAFDADLWNSEFLDGIAEDYLSTRWFVKRFNQLSGKTVEGVKELVEMVETDHFATRVFMEFGYNLAQFLIPIIKKHKIDTVIIGGNIAQSFSAFAPELIATLKGNGIDTDIKISELKEHAALIGAASCCDLSLT; via the coding sequence ATGGAAAAGCCTTTTGCATTAGGTGTAGATATTGGCGGCTCGCATATTACGGCCGCATTGGTGGATTTAGAAACAAGAACTTTGGTGAAAGATTCTATCAAACGTAGCCCTGTGAATTCACAGGAGAGTAAAGAAGTGATTTTATCGGCATGGTGCGATATCATCAATAAGGCTTTTAAAAACATTAAAAACGGTGCCCGAAATGTTGGAATTGCCATGCCAGGTCCTTTTAATTATAGTGAGGGTATTTCATTAATCAAAGACCAGGATAAGTTTAAATCTCTTTACCAGATCAATGTAAAAGAAGAACTCTCCGAAAGGTTGGATATCCCGGCAGAGCATATTCACTTTATAAACGATGCAGCAGGTTTTTTACAAGGTGAGGTTTTTGCCGGCGCTGCCAAAGGAAATATCAGTGTATTGGGCTTAACACTTGGTACGGGCCTCGGTTCGTCGCTTTGTCTCAATGATAAAGCTTTTGATGCTGACCTTTGGAATTCAGAATTTTTAGACGGAATTGCTGAAGATTACTTATCTACGCGCTGGTTCGTAAAACGTTTTAATCAACTTAGCGGAAAAACGGTAGAGGGCGTGAAAGAATTGGTTGAAATGGTAGAAACCGATCATTTTGCCACTCGGGTATTTATGGAATTTGGTTATAACCTCGCACAGTTCCTGATTCCTATTATTAAGAAACACAAAATCGATACTGTGATCATTGGAGGTAATATTGCGCAATCTTTTAGTGCTTTTGCACCTGAGTTGATTGCAACATTAAAAGGTAACGGCATCGATACGGACATAAAAATATCTGAACTTAAAGAACATGCAGCGTTAATTGGTGCTGCAAGTTGCTGCGATTTGAGCTTAACCTAA
- a CDS encoding hypothetical protein (product_source=Hypo-rule applied; cath_funfam=2.60.40.1120; cleavage_site_network=SignalP-noTM; pfam=PF13715; superfamily=49464), with translation MKKNTNLTGGGRLRLKDCAFKAIAFTLALSSSFYATANASAINISSSVSVNQAKADIVIRGIIKDETGAPLPGAGIKVKGSSTSAAADVNGAFTITVPDQNTVLIITYVGYDTKEITVGTQSVLDISLKETVGAKFTRGCHCGFRYTKERKFGWCTIFGEGS, from the coding sequence ATGAAAAAAAATACAAATTTAACTGGGGGCGGCAGGCTCAGGCTTAAAGATTGTGCTTTTAAGGCTATCGCTTTTACTTTAGCTTTAAGCAGCAGTTTTTATGCAACAGCTAATGCTTCAGCGATTAATATAAGCAGCTCGGTTTCAGTTAATCAAGCTAAGGCCGATATTGTAATACGCGGTATCATTAAAGATGAAACAGGTGCACCGTTGCCAGGGGCAGGCATTAAAGTGAAAGGCAGCTCAACGAGTGCAGCTGCCGATGTAAATGGAGCTTTTACCATTACCGTTCCTGATCAAAATACAGTTTTGATTATAACTTATGTTGGTTATGATACAAAAGAAATTACAGTTGGTACGCAAAGCGTGTTGGATATCTCCTTAAAGGAGACTGTTGGTGCTAAATTTACAAGAGGTTGCCATTGTGGGTTTCGGTACACAAAAGAAAGAAAGTTTGGTTGGTGCACAATCTTCGGTGAAGGTAGCTGA